A genomic region of Mycobacterium sp. Aquia_213 contains the following coding sequences:
- the hemE gene encoding uroporphyrinogen decarboxylase — translation MSTRRELPESPYLAAVTGRKPGRVPVWFMRQAGRSLPEYRALRERTSMLGACFEPEMVCEITLQPIRRHDVDAAILFSDIVVPLRAAGIELDIVPDVGPVIAHPIRTDADIEAMKPLEPHAIQPICQAVSLLVDALGKVPLIGFAGAPFTLASYLVEGGPSRNHARTKAMMLAEPASWHALMSKLTDLTVEFLRGQINAGVDAIQLFDSWAGTLSLADYRQYVLPHSTRVFATLAEHGLPMTHFGVGTAELLGAMGEAGPTVVGVDWRTSLTDAAARVRSGTALQGNLDPVVLLAGWPVVERAARAVVDDGRRAVDAGAAGHVFNLGHGVLPETDPGVLTDLVSLVHSL, via the coding sequence ATGAGCACTCGTCGCGAGCTTCCCGAATCGCCCTACCTGGCCGCCGTCACCGGCCGCAAACCCGGCCGGGTGCCGGTGTGGTTCATGCGGCAGGCCGGGCGCTCGCTGCCCGAATACCGGGCGCTGCGCGAACGCACCAGCATGCTGGGGGCGTGCTTCGAGCCCGAGATGGTCTGCGAAATCACCCTGCAACCCATCCGGCGCCACGACGTCGACGCCGCGATCCTGTTCTCCGACATCGTGGTTCCGCTGCGGGCCGCGGGCATCGAATTGGACATCGTCCCCGATGTCGGACCGGTGATCGCACACCCGATCCGCACCGACGCCGACATCGAAGCGATGAAACCCCTTGAACCGCACGCAATTCAGCCAATCTGCCAGGCGGTTTCGCTGCTGGTCGACGCGCTGGGCAAGGTGCCGCTGATCGGATTCGCCGGTGCGCCCTTCACGCTGGCGTCCTACCTGGTCGAGGGCGGCCCCAGCCGCAACCACGCCCGCACCAAGGCGATGATGCTGGCCGAACCGGCCAGCTGGCACGCGCTGATGTCGAAGCTGACCGATCTCACCGTGGAATTCCTGCGCGGCCAAATCAACGCCGGGGTGGACGCTATCCAGCTGTTCGACTCGTGGGCGGGAACGCTGTCGCTGGCCGACTACCGCCAATACGTGCTGCCGCACAGCACCCGGGTGTTCGCGACGTTGGCCGAACACGGGCTGCCGATGACACATTTCGGGGTCGGGACGGCCGAATTGCTGGGCGCGATGGGCGAAGCCGGCCCGACGGTCGTCGGGGTGGATTGGCGAACCTCGCTCACCGATGCCGCCGCCAGGGTGCGGTCCGGCACGGCGTTGCAAGGCAACCTCGATCCGGTGGTGTTGCTGGCGGGCTGGCCGGTGGTGGAACGTGCGGCGCGCGCCGTCGTCGACGATGGCCGCCGCGCTGTCGACGCCGGTGCGGCGGGCCACGTCTTCAACCTGGGTCACGGCGTGCTGCCCGAGACCGACCCCGGCGTGCTGACCGACCTGGTGTCACTGGTCCACTCGCTATGA
- a CDS encoding protoporphyrinogen oxidase, producing MTPRSYCVVGGGISGLTAAYRLRVAAGDDASITLFDPGERLGGILRTEQLGGRPVDLGAEAFVLRRPEMPALLAELGLSDRQLGTTGARPLIYSQAELHPLPAATVVGIPSSAASVAGLVDDATVARIDAEPGRPLDWQPGSDPAAAELVGDRFGEQTVARSVDPLLSGVYAGSAATIGLRAAAPSVAAALDRGATSLTDAVRQGLPPATGAPVFGALDGGYQVLIDELVERGRPRWVRAAVDRLDRAGQGWALRDDTGAQWNADAVILAIPAPRLARLISRVAPQTYAAARRIESASSVVVALAVPGDTAFPECSGVLAASGEQLRGKAITLSSRKWGIRHDLQFLRLSFGRFGDDLAATASDGELLAWAVDDLATVFGLAVEPVDARVQRWIEAMPQYGPGHADVVAHLRAGLPATIAVAGSYLDGIGVPACIGAAGKAVERVIRAVEVADTEVAR from the coding sequence ATGACCCCCCGGTCGTATTGTGTTGTGGGCGGCGGTATTTCCGGCCTAACCGCGGCCTACCGGCTGCGTGTGGCGGCCGGGGACGACGCGAGCATCACGCTGTTCGATCCGGGGGAGCGGCTCGGCGGGATCTTGCGCACCGAGCAGCTCGGCGGACGGCCGGTGGACCTGGGTGCCGAGGCATTCGTGTTGCGCCGGCCCGAGATGCCGGCACTGCTGGCCGAGCTGGGCCTGTCGGATCGTCAACTAGGCACTACCGGCGCCCGCCCGCTGATTTACAGCCAGGCCGAGCTGCACCCGCTGCCGGCGGCCACGGTCGTCGGGATTCCCTCGTCGGCGGCGTCGGTGGCCGGACTGGTCGACGACGCCACCGTCGCGCGCATCGACGCCGAGCCGGGTCGCCCGCTGGACTGGCAACCCGGAAGCGACCCGGCCGCGGCGGAATTGGTGGGCGACCGGTTCGGCGAGCAGACCGTGGCGCGTTCCGTCGACCCGCTGCTGAGCGGGGTGTATGCGGGCTCGGCGGCCACGATCGGGCTGCGGGCGGCGGCCCCCAGCGTGGCGGCGGCGCTGGATCGCGGCGCCACCAGCTTGACCGACGCGGTCCGCCAGGGGTTGCCGCCGGCTACGGGCGCGCCCGTGTTCGGCGCGCTGGACGGCGGCTATCAGGTGCTGATCGACGAGCTCGTCGAGCGCGGCCGGCCGCGGTGGGTTCGGGCCGCGGTGGACCGGCTCGACCGGGCCGGGCAGGGCTGGGCGTTGCGCGATGACACCGGCGCGCAGTGGAATGCCGACGCGGTGATCCTGGCCATCCCCGCCCCGCGGCTGGCGCGCCTGATCTCTCGTGTGGCTCCACAGACGTACGCCGCGGCGCGCCGCATCGAGAGCGCGTCGTCGGTGGTGGTCGCGCTCGCCGTGCCGGGCGACACGGCGTTCCCGGAGTGCTCCGGTGTGCTGGCGGCCAGCGGTGAGCAGTTGCGCGGCAAGGCGATCACCTTGTCGTCGCGCAAATGGGGCATCCGGCACGACCTGCAATTCCTGCGGCTGTCGTTCGGGCGATTCGGCGACGATCTGGCCGCCACCGCCTCCGACGGGGAGCTGCTGGCCTGGGCGGTCGACGACCTGGCCACCGTGTTCGGGCTGGCCGTCGAGCCGGTGGATGCGCGCGTGCAGCGGTGGATCGAGGCGATGCCCCAGTACGGGCCGGGCCACGCCGACGTCGTCGCGCATTTGCGTGCCGGTCTGCCGGCGACGATCGCCGTGGCGGGCAGTTACCTCGACGGGATCGGCGTGCCGGCCTGTATCGGCGCGGCCGGTAAGGCCGTTGAGCGGGTGATCAGGGCCGTCGAGGTTGCGGACACGGAAGTGGCACGATAG
- a CDS encoding enoyl-CoA hydratase/isomerase family protein has protein sequence MSVNYDEFPSLRFERGDNGVLTVVLDAPGLNSVGPQMHRDLADVWPAINRDPDVRAVLIRGEGKAFSSGGSFDLISETIGDYEGRIRIMREARDLVLNIVNFDKPMVSAIRGPAVGAGLVVALLSDISVAGRTAKIIDGHTKLGVAAGDHAAICWPLLVGMAKAKYYLLTCDTLLGEEAERIGLVSLCVDDDEVLPKATQVAHDLAQGAQNAIRWTKHSLNYWYRMFAPAFETSLGLEFLGFSGPDVQEGLAAHREKRPARFNG, from the coding sequence ATCTCGGTCAATTACGACGAATTCCCCAGCCTCCGCTTTGAGCGCGGCGACAACGGTGTCCTCACGGTGGTTCTCGACGCTCCCGGGCTGAACTCGGTCGGGCCACAAATGCACCGCGATCTCGCCGACGTTTGGCCGGCCATCAATCGCGATCCCGACGTGCGGGCCGTCCTGATCCGTGGTGAGGGCAAAGCGTTTTCGTCCGGCGGCAGTTTCGACCTGATCTCGGAGACCATCGGCGACTACGAGGGCCGGATTCGCATCATGCGCGAGGCCCGCGACCTGGTGCTCAACATCGTCAACTTCGACAAGCCGATGGTCTCGGCGATCCGGGGCCCCGCCGTCGGCGCCGGCCTGGTGGTGGCGCTGCTCTCGGACATCTCGGTGGCCGGGCGAACCGCCAAGATCATCGACGGGCACACCAAGCTCGGCGTGGCGGCCGGCGACCATGCCGCGATCTGCTGGCCGCTGCTGGTCGGCATGGCCAAGGCCAAGTACTACCTACTCACCTGCGACACCCTGCTCGGCGAGGAAGCCGAGCGCATCGGCCTGGTATCCCTCTGTGTCGACGACGACGAGGTGCTCCCGAAGGCAACGCAGGTCGCCCATGATTTGGCACAGGGAGCCCAGAACGCGATCCGGTGGACAAAACACAGCCTTAACTACTGGTATCGCATGTTCGCGCCCGCCTTCGAGACGTCGCTCGGCCTGGAATTTTTGGGTTTCAGTGGTCCCGACGTGCAAGAAGGCCTGGCCGCGCATCGGGAGAAACGACCGGCCCGATTTAACGGCTGA
- the hemQ gene encoding hydrogen peroxide-dependent heme synthase encodes MAKTDFDALNSTIRYLMFSVYSVEPGELGEQRDAVIDDATRFFKQQEERGVVVRGLYDVAGLRADADFMIWTHAERVEALQATYADFRRTTALGQVSAPVWSSVALHRPAEFNKSHIPAFLAGEEPGAYICVYPFVRSYEWYLLPDEERRRMLAEHGMAAREYKDVRANTVPAFALGDYEWILAFEAPELHRIVDLMRELRATDARRHTREETPFFTGPRVPIEQLVNSLP; translated from the coding sequence ATGGCCAAGACCGACTTCGACGCTCTCAACTCGACGATTCGCTACCTGATGTTCTCGGTGTACTCGGTGGAACCCGGTGAGCTCGGTGAGCAGCGCGACGCCGTAATCGACGACGCGACCCGGTTTTTCAAGCAGCAGGAAGAACGCGGCGTCGTGGTGCGCGGCCTCTACGACGTCGCGGGTTTGCGGGCCGACGCCGACTTCATGATCTGGACGCACGCCGAGCGGGTCGAAGCGTTGCAAGCCACCTACGCCGACTTCCGCCGCACCACCGCCCTGGGCCAGGTCAGCGCGCCGGTGTGGAGCAGCGTGGCGCTGCACCGGCCGGCGGAGTTCAACAAGAGCCACATTCCGGCGTTCCTGGCCGGTGAGGAGCCCGGCGCCTACATCTGCGTGTATCCGTTCGTGCGGTCCTACGAGTGGTACCTGCTGCCCGACGAGGAACGCCGCCGCATGCTGGCCGAGCACGGCATGGCCGCGCGTGAGTACAAGGACGTCCGCGCCAACACGGTTCCGGCGTTCGCGCTCGGCGACTACGAATGGATCCTGGCTTTCGAGGCACCCGAACTGCACCGCATCGTCGACCTGATGCGCGAACTTCGCGCGACCGACGCCCGGCGGCACACCCGCGAGGAGACCCCGTTCTTCACCGGGCCGCGGGTGCCGATCGAGCAGCTGGTGAATTCACTGCCATGA
- a CDS encoding DUF3000 domain-containing protein: MTRAYDDAERERRGGVAPVTSVEPAPFREAVAAMNAVNARPEIELGPIRPPQRLAPFSYALGAEVKHPDLEIVPERSEGDAFGRLILLYDPDGADAWDGTTRLVAYIQADLDSTEAVDPLLPEVAWSWLVDALEARTDQVTALGGTVTATTSVRYGDISGPPRAHQLELRASWTATTPAVGAHVEAFCEVLEHAAGLPPAGVTDLSSRSRA, encoded by the coding sequence GTGACCCGCGCATACGACGATGCGGAGCGGGAGCGACGAGGAGGAGTTGCGCCAGTGACCTCAGTCGAACCGGCCCCATTCCGCGAGGCGGTGGCGGCCATGAACGCCGTGAACGCCCGGCCGGAGATCGAGCTGGGCCCGATCCGGCCGCCGCAACGCCTGGCGCCCTTCAGCTACGCGCTGGGGGCCGAGGTGAAGCACCCCGACCTCGAGATCGTCCCCGAGCGGTCGGAGGGCGACGCGTTCGGCCGGCTGATCCTGCTCTACGACCCGGACGGCGCCGACGCCTGGGACGGCACCACGCGTCTGGTCGCCTACATCCAGGCGGACCTGGACTCCACCGAGGCCGTCGATCCGCTGCTGCCGGAAGTGGCGTGGAGCTGGCTGGTCGACGCGCTGGAGGCCCGGACCGACCAGGTCACGGCACTGGGCGGTACCGTCACCGCCACCACCTCAGTGCGCTACGGCGACATCTCCGGGCCGCCGCGCGCCCACCAGCTCGAGCTGCGGGCCTCGTGGACGGCGACCACACCCGCCGTCGGCGCGCATGTCGAAGCGTTTTGCGAGGTGCTGGAGCACGCCGCGGGACTCCCGCCGGCGGGAGTCACCGACCTGAGCTCGCGGTCACGCGCCTGA
- a CDS encoding ribonuclease D, with the protein MGEPADPRPDGTAPDSSAPGSAEPEPTPLLHPAEGVPELSVTVGQIADAAQFLDSGRGPFAVDAERASGFRYSNRAYLIQIRRAGAGTVLIDPVSHGADPLTALRPVAEVLGTDEWILHAADQDLPCLAEVGMRPPALYDTELAGRLAGFERVNLAAMTERLLGQGLVKGHGAADWSKRPLPADWLNYAALDVELLVELRAAIAAELAEQGKTDWAAQEFDYLRSVGSREATPRRDRWRRTSGIHKVRDRRALAAVRELWTTRDNIAQRRDIAPRRILPDSAIIEAAIANPKTVEDLVALPVFGGRNQRRSAATWLGALEAARKSQDPPEDAEPPNGPPPPARWSRRKPEAAARLEAARAGLSELSERVNIPSENLVSPDLVRRLCWDWADAPDPVEAVEEFLCTGQARAWQRELVDPVLATALQPPPKPEPEG; encoded by the coding sequence ATGGGCGAACCGGCGGACCCTAGGCCCGACGGCACCGCGCCCGACAGCAGCGCGCCCGGCAGCGCCGAACCCGAACCCACCCCGCTGCTGCACCCGGCCGAGGGCGTACCCGAACTCTCGGTGACCGTCGGCCAGATCGCGGACGCCGCACAATTCCTGGACAGCGGGCGTGGGCCGTTTGCGGTGGACGCCGAGCGGGCGTCGGGTTTCCGCTACTCCAACCGCGCGTACCTGATCCAGATCCGGCGGGCCGGTGCCGGGACCGTGCTCATCGATCCGGTCAGCCACGGCGCGGATCCGCTGACGGCGCTGCGGCCCGTCGCCGAGGTGCTGGGCACCGACGAGTGGATCCTGCACGCGGCCGACCAGGATCTGCCGTGTCTGGCCGAGGTCGGCATGCGCCCGCCCGCGCTGTACGACACCGAGCTCGCCGGGCGCCTGGCCGGATTCGAGCGGGTGAACCTGGCGGCGATGACCGAACGGCTGCTGGGGCAGGGCTTGGTCAAGGGTCATGGCGCGGCCGACTGGTCCAAGCGGCCACTGCCCGCAGATTGGCTCAACTATGCGGCGCTCGACGTGGAACTGCTGGTCGAACTGCGTGCGGCGATCGCCGCGGAGCTGGCCGAGCAAGGCAAAACCGATTGGGCTGCACAGGAATTCGACTATTTACGCAGCGTGGGAAGCAGGGAGGCCACGCCGCGGCGCGACCGCTGGCGGCGCACGTCGGGCATCCATAAGGTGCGCGACCGCCGGGCCCTGGCCGCGGTGCGCGAACTGTGGACCACCCGCGACAACATCGCCCAGCGCCGCGACATCGCGCCGCGCCGCATTCTGCCGGATTCGGCCATCATCGAGGCCGCGATCGCCAATCCGAAGACGGTCGAAGACCTGGTCGCGTTGCCGGTGTTCGGCGGGCGCAATCAGCGTCGCAGCGCGGCGACGTGGCTGGGCGCGCTGGAAGCGGCCCGCAAGAGTCAGGACCCGCCGGAAGACGCCGAGCCGCCGAACGGCCCGCCGCCGCCGGCGCGGTGGAGCAGGCGCAAACCGGAGGCGGCCGCCCGGCTGGAGGCGGCCCGGGCCGGGCTGTCGGAACTGTCGGAGCGGGTGAACATTCCGTCCGAGAACCTGGTTTCGCCCGACCTGGTGCGGCGACTGTGCTGGGACTGGGCGGACGCGCCCGACCCGGTCGAGGCCGTCGAAGAGTTCTTGTGCACCGGCCAGGCGCGGGCCTGGCAACGCGAGCTTGTCGATCCCGTGCTGGCGACCGCGCTACAGCCGCCACCCAAGCCCGAGCCCGAGGGCTAG
- a CDS encoding cation:proton antiporter has product MNETVRYALIVLFCSAVGLVAVLANRLTERVKIPVALLVLVGAAVAVHAVPAVQSPSEPNVERIITIALVLVLFDGGMHIGLARFRAAVFPILSVGVVGTALTAAGAAVVLHYACGIGWFPAVLVATAVAPTDPAVVFSVLGKREIAGRSSTILEGESGANDPVGISLMGSLIAAGGLSAAGFASVGVQFVLQMAIGLVVGVVGGRALLVFMRRVALPSEGLYSLRTLASSLMLYGIATLAHGSGFLAVFVAGIVIGDARAPYKPDIKRFHAALAGLAEIVAFAVLGLTVDLNVLAHPDVWIPGLILGVALTVVIRPIAVGACLIPVRLQRNERTFILVAGLKGAVPILLGEFLRAAHVADAERLYGIVVVVVVFSVLVQGSSVPGIAQLLRLPMRTVETQPWEIGVRLQDEPEGVHRLRVASGSVAEGCTIEGLGDHAGDIWVSIVVRATGLVPVRGDTELEAGDEVVVLADPELRDTLVDLFGPS; this is encoded by the coding sequence GTGAACGAGACAGTCCGCTACGCACTCATCGTCTTGTTCTGCAGTGCCGTCGGTTTGGTTGCGGTGTTGGCGAACCGGCTGACCGAGCGAGTCAAAATCCCGGTCGCCCTGCTCGTGCTGGTCGGCGCTGCCGTGGCCGTGCACGCCGTGCCCGCGGTGCAGTCGCCGTCCGAGCCGAACGTCGAGCGGATCATCACCATCGCGTTGGTGTTGGTGTTGTTCGACGGCGGAATGCACATCGGGCTCGCGCGCTTCCGCGCGGCGGTCTTCCCCATCCTGTCGGTCGGCGTCGTGGGCACCGCCCTGACCGCCGCCGGCGCGGCAGTCGTGCTGCACTACGCGTGCGGAATCGGTTGGTTCCCTGCGGTACTCGTGGCCACCGCGGTAGCTCCCACCGATCCGGCCGTGGTCTTCTCCGTCCTGGGCAAGCGTGAGATTGCCGGTCGCAGTAGCACCATCCTGGAGGGCGAGTCCGGCGCCAACGATCCGGTCGGCATCTCGTTGATGGGCAGCCTGATCGCCGCCGGTGGCCTCAGCGCGGCCGGCTTCGCCAGTGTGGGAGTCCAATTCGTTCTGCAAATGGCGATCGGCCTGGTCGTCGGCGTCGTCGGCGGCCGCGCCCTGCTCGTGTTCATGCGGCGGGTGGCATTGCCGAGTGAAGGCCTCTACTCGCTGCGGACGCTGGCATCCAGCCTGATGCTGTACGGCATTGCCACGCTCGCGCACGGCTCGGGATTTCTGGCGGTGTTCGTCGCCGGCATCGTGATCGGCGACGCTCGCGCCCCCTACAAACCCGACATCAAGCGATTCCACGCCGCCCTGGCCGGTCTGGCCGAAATCGTCGCGTTCGCCGTACTGGGTTTGACCGTCGATCTCAACGTGCTTGCCCATCCCGACGTGTGGATTCCCGGGCTGATCCTCGGCGTGGCCCTGACCGTGGTGATTCGGCCGATCGCGGTGGGCGCATGCCTGATTCCGGTCCGGCTGCAGCGAAACGAACGCACCTTCATCCTTGTCGCCGGGCTCAAGGGTGCGGTGCCGATCCTGTTGGGCGAGTTCCTGCGGGCCGCCCACGTCGCCGACGCCGAGCGTCTGTACGGCATCGTGGTGGTCGTCGTCGTCTTCTCCGTTCTGGTGCAAGGCAGCTCCGTGCCCGGGATCGCACAACTGCTGCGCCTGCCGATGCGCACCGTCGAGACGCAGCCATGGGAGATAGGTGTCCGGCTCCAGGACGAACCCGAGGGGGTCCATCGGCTGCGCGTCGCCTCGGGGTCTGTTGCCGAGGGGTGCACCATCGAGGGTCTCGGTGACCATGCCGGAGATATCTGGGTGAGCATCGTCGTCCGCGCCACCGGCCTGGTGCCGGTGCGGGGTGACACCGAACTGGAGGCCGGCGACGAGGTCGTCGTCCTGGCCGATCCCGAACTTCGGGACACCCTGGTCGACCTGTTCGGCCCCTCGTAG
- the dxs gene encoding 1-deoxy-D-xylulose-5-phosphate synthase → MLEQIRGPADLQYLSQQQLRDLAQEIREFLIHKVAATGGHLGPNLGVVELTLALHRVFDSPHDPIIFDTGHQAYVHKMLTGRCQDFETLRKKGGLSGYPSRAESEHDWVESSHASAALSYADGLAKAFELTGHRNRHVVAVVGDGALTGGMCWEALNNIAASRRPVIVVVNDNGRSYAPTIGGVADHLAMLRLQPAYEQVLEKGRDVVRAVPLIGEICYHFMHSVKAGIKDSLAPQLLFTDLGLKYVGPVDGHDERAVEAALRRARGFGGPVIVHVATRKGMGYAPAEADEAEQMHSTAPIDPTTGQATKIPGPGWTATFSEALIGYARKRRDIVAITAAMPGPTGLTAFGQRFPDRLFDVGIAEQHAMTSAAGLAMGGMHPVVAIYSTFLNRAFDQIMMDVALHKLPVTLVLDRAGVTGSDGASHNGMWDLSMLNIVPGMRVAAPRDATRLREELGEALEVDDGPTALRFPKGDVGEDIPAVEQRSGVDVLAVPANGLNHDVLLVAVGAFASMALAVAKRLHNQGIGVTVIDPRWVLPVSEGVLELAVQHKLLVTCEDNGVNGGVGSAVSAALRRAEIDIPCRDVGLDQEFYEHGSRGEVLADLGLTDQGVARRITGWVAALGSSESEAEIREHLD, encoded by the coding sequence ATGCTCGAACAGATCCGCGGCCCCGCTGATCTGCAGTACCTTTCGCAACAGCAACTTCGCGATCTGGCTCAGGAGATTCGCGAGTTCCTGATCCACAAGGTGGCTGCGACCGGGGGCCATCTGGGACCGAACCTCGGCGTGGTCGAACTGACGCTCGCGCTGCATCGGGTGTTCGACTCACCACACGACCCGATCATCTTCGACACCGGCCACCAGGCTTACGTGCACAAGATGCTGACCGGCCGCTGCCAGGACTTCGAGACCCTGCGCAAAAAGGGCGGCCTGTCGGGCTATCCGTCGCGCGCCGAGAGCGAGCACGACTGGGTGGAGTCCAGCCACGCGAGTGCGGCGTTGTCCTACGCCGACGGCCTGGCCAAGGCGTTCGAGCTGACCGGGCACCGCAACCGGCACGTGGTCGCGGTCGTCGGGGACGGCGCGCTGACCGGCGGCATGTGCTGGGAAGCGCTGAACAACATCGCGGCCTCCCGTCGCCCCGTGATCGTCGTCGTCAACGACAACGGCCGCAGCTACGCACCCACGATCGGCGGTGTCGCCGATCACCTGGCCATGCTGCGGCTGCAGCCCGCTTACGAACAGGTGCTGGAAAAGGGCCGTGACGTGGTGCGGGCGGTGCCGCTGATCGGCGAGATCTGCTACCACTTCATGCACAGCGTGAAGGCGGGCATCAAGGACTCGCTGGCCCCGCAGCTGCTGTTCACCGACCTCGGGCTGAAGTATGTCGGCCCGGTCGACGGTCACGACGAACGCGCCGTGGAAGCCGCGCTGCGCCGGGCCCGCGGCTTCGGCGGCCCGGTGATTGTGCACGTCGCCACCCGCAAGGGCATGGGCTACGCCCCGGCCGAGGCCGACGAGGCCGAACAGATGCACTCCACGGCACCGATCGACCCGACCACCGGCCAGGCAACCAAGATCCCCGGCCCGGGCTGGACGGCGACCTTCTCCGAGGCGCTGATCGGATACGCCAGAAAGCGCCGCGACATCGTGGCGATCACGGCGGCGATGCCCGGTCCGACCGGACTGACGGCGTTCGGGCAACGGTTCCCGGACCGCCTGTTCGACGTCGGCATCGCCGAACAGCACGCGATGACGTCGGCGGCCGGGCTGGCGATGGGTGGGATGCACCCGGTGGTGGCCATCTACTCGACGTTCCTCAACCGGGCGTTCGACCAGATCATGATGGACGTGGCGCTGCACAAGCTGCCCGTCACCCTCGTGCTCGACCGCGCCGGGGTCACCGGTTCCGACGGCGCCAGCCACAACGGCATGTGGGATCTGTCGATGCTGAACATCGTGCCCGGCATGCGGGTGGCCGCCCCGCGCGACGCCACCCGGCTGCGCGAAGAACTCGGCGAGGCGCTCGAGGTGGATGACGGCCCGACGGCGCTGCGGTTCCCCAAAGGCGATGTGGGCGAAGATATTCCGGCCGTAGAGCAACGGTCGGGAGTCGATGTGCTCGCGGTGCCCGCCAACGGGCTGAACCACGATGTGCTGCTGGTGGCTGTCGGTGCGTTCGCTTCGATGGCGCTGGCGGTGGCCAAGCGGCTGCATAACCAGGGGATCGGTGTGACCGTGATCGATCCGCGGTGGGTGCTGCCGGTCTCCGAGGGTGTTCTCGAACTGGCGGTGCAGCACAAACTGCTCGTCACATGTGAGGACAACGGCGTCAATGGCGGTGTGGGGTCAGCGGTTTCGGCCGCGCTGCGCCGCGCGGAGATCGACATCCCGTGCCGCGACGTCGGCCTGGATCAGGAGTTCTACGAGCACGGCTCACGCGGTGAGGTGCTGGCCGATCTCGGGCTGACCGACCAGGGCGTGGCCCGACGGATCACCGGTTGGGTTGCCGCCCTGGGCAGTTCGGAGTCCGAAGCGGAGATCCGCGAGCACCTCGACTAG
- a CDS encoding class I SAM-dependent methyltransferase, with translation MTTDFDPNDPTRFEEMYRDERTSHGLPAATPWDIGGPQPVVRQLVALGAIKGEVLDPGTGPGHHAIYYASKGYSATGIDGSATALERARDNAQKAGVSVNFELADATKLEGLENRFDTVVDCAFYHTFSSEPELAQTYAQALRRATKPGARLYMFEFGAHDVNGFTMMRSLSEKDFRDVLPAGGWEITYLGTTTYQVNISAESIEMMAARNPDMAEQAEDMLKRFRAMEPWLVNGRVHAPFWEVHATRVD, from the coding sequence ATGACAACCGATTTCGACCCGAACGATCCCACCCGTTTCGAGGAGATGTACCGCGACGAGCGGACGTCGCATGGCCTGCCCGCCGCGACGCCGTGGGACATCGGCGGTCCGCAGCCGGTGGTCCGGCAGCTGGTCGCGCTGGGCGCGATCAAGGGTGAGGTGCTCGACCCGGGCACCGGCCCGGGGCATCACGCGATCTACTACGCGTCCAAGGGGTACTCGGCGACCGGCATCGACGGGTCGGCGACCGCCCTGGAGCGGGCCCGGGATAACGCCCAAAAAGCCGGTGTGTCAGTGAATTTCGAGCTGGCCGACGCCACCAAGCTGGAAGGGTTGGAGAACCGGTTCGACACCGTCGTCGACTGCGCGTTCTATCACACCTTCAGCAGCGAGCCCGAGCTTGCACAGACGTACGCGCAGGCGCTGCGGCGGGCAACCAAGCCGGGTGCGCGGCTGTATATGTTCGAGTTCGGCGCGCACGACGTCAACGGTTTCACGATGATGCGGTCGTTGTCCGAGAAGGACTTTCGTGACGTGCTGCCGGCCGGCGGCTGGGAGATCACCTATCTGGGCACCACCACCTACCAGGTCAACATCAGCGCGGAGAGCATCGAGATGATGGCCGCGCGCAATCCCGATATGGCCGAGCAGGCGGAGGACATGCTGAAACGGTTCCGCGCGATGGAACCCTGGCTGGTCAATGGGCGGGTGCACGCCCCGTTCTGGGAAGTCCACGCCACCCGCGTCGACTAA